The Triticum urartu cultivar G1812 chromosome 6, Tu2.1, whole genome shotgun sequence genome includes the window tttggcttgccgagcgtggcgtcggcctatcagcgcaacatgcgacgtgtcctggcggctcaggaagcCAGGTACCACGCCATTATggaggagatggagacggtcttcagggaacctcccgagcccccagagcctcccgaggctcagggttttggcggctcatgaggagtcatttcttcAACGCGCGCCTTCAGCTacaccaactctacttcgtctacagaactaggtgacatcttccaagctcgtttagctgggagcgcccctccggctgcattattcccaggccgtgtgggcccgtccctgcggcatgtatcccttttggttacatctttagcttaccttgttgggggcgcccctcgggctgcatcatccccaagtcgctcgggccagacccggtggcatgtatcttcctgcatttatctGAATTGATCTGCTCTCCATGCTTAACCTACCAACTGCTGTCACCTGTGCGATTGCTTCCCACCACAGGTTTGTTCATCCTATGCAatccgcttgcacgttaaaaggggggctcctgagcatcgcgactcaggagctcttactggctctccagccctcaccccatggccttgaccatggcatcgcgacctggcttaccagcggcggctgagctcgctcgagggccgggacctgaggacgtagagtgcttgcatctaaccgccttgcagggacacacagtcaccaagactcaagatcaggcgcaacccgccttgaggtagggcctcgtgagtcccgcgctggctcacgagtgcccaaaTACACCTCGCacccctgccgtgcaagccacgtgtcagggcggggctgtacacgcctcgGGGATTCCTCCCGGAGGGCCCCCATCCCACgcccaagtggaagcaccatgcttcgcgctggctgtcgacactgccgaggagcggctatacccgtgcacaagcggaagcactatgctctgcgctggtgataaacaactaagggcgGCCCCACGatcgtaccaacctcagggagcccagagctcagcgcCCAGCCTCACCACAACGCCTCCCCTTGGGAGAGCAACActagggggctgggcacgggggctgcgctcgggtcacgcccaagcacATGCCACCCAACTAGGTCCCCCGGACCTGGgcgtcgcgcgcccctcccgaggcctcggcgagggcaggtatggaaattgtttgcacgtcaagggggactcctgagcatcgcgactcaggagcctaactggtcacgtagcccctcactcttTGGTCTGTCCTGGTGTCCGGTCGGCCCAATgtcggttgaggtatgcgcgtggccgggctctgccgacgtagaacattgatctatcctcacgaactctccctatatgttgtttgcgtgtcaagggggactcttgagcatcgcgactcaggagcctaactggtcacgtagcccctcactccttggtccgtcctggtctccggttggcccaatggcggttgaggtgtgcgcggggccgggctctgccgacacAGAAtgcaaagcaaataggaaggaaatcgcaaaatctcaaagcaaatattacaagcatattgttctcacaataccaaatgaaaagtctaaacgcctccacgaggcctgaTACATGTCACAAGAACGAAACGGGAAGAATAGCCGCAGGTCACCCCTGGATATCACCATCGCCTGCAGAAGGTGATCCCTCGTGGGCAACGATGTTCTCACCTTCACCACCAGCCATAGGACCCGCGTCGTCGCCAGACAGAGGATCGGAGACAAAGCCGCGGAACCTCCCCAGCAAGGCCTCCACTTGACCTTGTACAGCCGCGGCGGCAGCTTCGCAGTGatcttcagccacaggctccagcagctcgtcaaggcgaGCGCTGGGGTCGCGGAGGtgcagatggctgaagacgcgagtcAGCGCGGCTGATGACAGGACGCGAGCTTCTGCTTCCACCATAGGACCGAGGCCATCAACGACctcctcaagcgccttcaccacgagaggaagcagctgggcggggccgtcctcgtAGAGTGTCTTCAGCGCCTTGCGAGACCTCTTCTCGAGATCggtgaaggccacgcggtcctcggccaGGACTCGCGCCTTGGCATCAAGATCGGCCTCCCTCGTCCCCATCTTCTGCTCCAACTCTTCCAACCGGTTGCGCTCGGCGGCCTGCTTCTTCCCCAGCTCCGCCAGCTCAGCATCGCGATTCTTGACGGCTTCCTCCTgggccttcatcttctcctcctttGCTTGGCGGCAGCGTGCCTCTTCGGCATGCTTGTCATGCAGGCTCTGCAACTCGCCCTCCAGCACTTGGCAGCGGTCATAGACGGCCTTGGCGTCTTTCAGCGCCGCTCTCACGATCGGCTGCAGCTCTGGCAGCTCCTTGCTTCTCCTCCTTGGAAGCCGCAGCAGCCTGGCCCAGTGCCGCGCGAACCGCCAGGTCGGAGTGAAGCCATCCAGAGGCCGACTCCAGACGCCCGGCCACCAGGCGCGGCTCCGCGCTCAAGAGATCCGCCTGCAGCTGGGTCATCTCTGAAAGGGCACGCTCCAAGACAGCAGCGGGAGCAAAAGAACCAGGGAGTGGAGATGCTGCGGTGGGAGGAAGCGACAGCGTCACCGGGGCTTGGGAGACCACGGGTTCCGAAGCAGCTGGGACCTCGTCAGCCGCGCCAAGCGCCGGCACCTCCGGAGCCCgcggggccatgggggctgatTCCACGCGGCGATGTTCCCCTTGGCCCCACGAGGACGACCGGGCTAGGGAGATGCGGGCGCTGCTGCCTCCTTTCTCTACATAGGGAGGCATGGCCGCCGTAtcttccttcctcttcttcgccgAAGACGCCGGCCTGATCAACCAAGGGTGAGCGTCAGGAAATAACAAGTACCGGCAGGGATAAAGCGAAGCTCGAGACACCTACCAGTCCAGCACGAAGTACTCCACCTTTCGCTTGTGAAGCTTGAAGCCTGACAGCATCGGGACCTGAAGGACAGGCGTTCGGGCTCCGGCAGCGCCAGGCGGTGCGGAGGCAGAACCCGATTCAGCCCTAGGAGGCTTTGGGGTGGAGGCGGCACCACGGACCACCAGCGACGACCTACCCTTCGTAGGGATGAGGGGTTGCTCCCTCTCCCCTTGGTAGGCGTCGGCTTCGGCATCATCAAGAAGGGCGGGGAGAATCTCGGCCTTGCTCAGAGGGGAAGTCTCCCCCACCTCTTTCGGGGTCTTCTCCGAGtccacctcctcttccccctctccGCGGGACTCACCAGAAGACACCTCCGTCGGTTTCTGCGCCATAGGAGCTTCCGGAAGCGCCGGCGGCACCAGCCCGCGCGCATCAAAAGTTGGCCTGGAGGCGACGAATTCCTCCTGGTCCCTGCGTTGGAACAGGGGAACGAAGGCGCTAGGCGGGTACTCCTGGTTGTCCCCGACTATGAGGCGAAGGACGGCGTCCAACTCATTGCCAGGCAGGTCCCCTGGCCTCAGGCGGGTCTTGTTTTCCTCTTCTTTGAGCTCCTAGAGGGGGCGCGCGTGCCTGGAGTGGGGCAACCCGCAGCatcaagaactccctcaggagcatcGCCCCATTATCTTGGCCGCCCTCGCGTTGCCCGGCTTCAGGTCGGTCATCATCTTCCCCAACACTGATGATGCCCTCTCGTCGACAAGCTCAGCCTTGGGCCACCCCTTGCCCTGTCGGGGCGCTTCCGTCGGCAACACCAGGCACGGATGGGCgtgcttggcgtccatcatgaCCCACTTGGATCGAATGTTGTCGGCTCTCTTCATGGTgctcgagatcgagttggccttgccgcAGGCGACGAAATTAGCGCACCCGGAGGCGTGCTCGCTGCTGACGCGGAGGAAGAAAAAATGGCCCAGGagcgccacggacggcatcacgcccaggtacgcctcacagtagtaggcaaagatggacaggaggaggacagagttgggatggagGTGCAATGCCTGCAGCCTGTAGTGGTCAAGGACTTTataaaagaaatcagagaagggaggaaccaacccaACAGCGACGCTGCTCGAGAAGAAGGGTAAGAAGGTGCTCCCCTCAGGCTTCGGCTCATCGGACGCAAGCCGGAGCTCCGTCTTCCCCCACTCGTTGCTCTCTCCCGCTGTCAGCAGGCGCACGGAGGCGAGGCTCTTCTCCGTGACAGTGGGCGCCTCAAGAGCGGGCTCGTACCAAGCCGGTGCCGAGGAAGCCTTGACCTTGCGCGGCGCCATGAGCGGCAGTTGCAAAGCAAGGCTGGGGCAGATCTGGAGGTAACGGCGGCgaagagcgagaaaggggatctggagcgagGCAAGGAAGAAGCAACGAAGGCAAGTGATGCCTGCGCCAGCCTTTTGTCAGGTCAAGCAGTTGCCGAGTAAGCATgtggaagcggagatgcccacgtccaatcaaccgccacgcgtcaaccgaggccgcaggctttgggccccgcggtgctccgtacttggcccttggcttcgccgcgaatccaagcccgagcgcaccttgggcccggggactactgtcggtgttctaggaacgggggtccccagacttgcctgcctgcgacccacggcgtggctaagccagcaggccgtacggcccatcttcaccaacaaagcatccaagaccctcgcgagggtccaagcctcgcgaggcggacgacgcaagacctcctctgggcTGGCCTAGCCAGGCAACCTCACGAGGAGCgaagatatcaaggcggggcaaatctcacgaggccctcgtgacgtgagccatgacgcacgacagCAGGCGCGCGCCAGCACGCGCAgtgtccttatttcctctttggtgctaaggaggctaGCGCAGGCGAAGaataccgaggcatcaggcaaatgttgctatattggtgcaacgagaccaagaccaggaggacggcaagatggaggtcatcgtggagcccaagacgacgtcaccgccagagcttttcgcagtcgaagaccacttttgtcaggatagcttgtactagttgtcccccttcaaattttcccgccgttgttggctcccttcccgctcgatatttgggaagaggatcagggcctatataagtagagctagccaccatagtagaggcatctcatcttagcttggTCCAACCCGGAcgagagcctactcacaagaacacctcaacctcaggaggctgttcttcccttgtactgtccatcatcagccctagaggcaatccaccaccaccacactagagtagggtattacaccacaacggtggcctgaaccagtataaacctcgtgtctttctgtgttgcgagttcgtcgagttcgtccgtgagatcttagcgagctagggcgtagattggtgggaaggaaagacttcgtgcggaccccagtgttcgaaccttaagggtttgccggagcCCCACATCCGACAGGCGTCTTCCGCATTGGGAGATCTCAAATACTCCTGGCCAAACACTTGGACAATTCCGACTGCGAAGCGCTTGACACACATGATGGCTTGGCTCTCACCCATAGCCAAGTGATCACCAATTAGATCAGCCGGGTTATCGTATGCCAACATACGCAAAGCGGCTGTCACCTTCTGAAAGGTGCTATGCCCGAGCTCTCCGGTGGCATTTATTTGCTGAAAAAACCGGTCATGTCTCGCTAGTTTCTCTGCAATGCACCTGAACAACTCGGTGCTCATCCTAAACAGGCGACGAAAGTACGACTCTGTGTATGTGGGATTCTCCGCAAAATAATGCCTGATCAATCTGTTGTGGGCATCGATCCTATCCCTCCAATTTTTCCGCCGACCCATAACCAAACCACCATGCTTTGGTTTTTTATTGATGTGCATAGCTAGGATCATTGCaagatcctcctcctcttccatatCAAATTCTTCTTCGGAAGAATCATACAATGAACTCATCTACAATGTTGAATACTAGGCTATAAAAACTACAACCAAcatgcaccaaattcatgaagtTGAGCAATACATACCTTACGGACGTTTTATCGAACACCTTGCGGGCGCCGAGCGGCAGCGAGCGGCCGCGCGCTGTTCATCGGAGGACCGCCGCACGCGAGGGCGGCAGTGACTAGAGGGAGGCGGAGGAAGCCACTGCGGCACGTGGATAGGCCGGGGAAGCGCCGGAACGGTCGCCgggtggcgcgggcggcggcggcaccgCAGATGGATGGGGTGGGTGGAGTTGCTAGCGAGCGCTCGAGAGTCCAACGCGCGGGAGCGGGCGCAGCAAATAAGCGGTGCGCGATGGCGTTTCGGCCCGCGCGTTGAACTAGATATGCTACGCGTGCAATTTTTACACCTCCGCTAGAGCGTCCGGACCGGTAGCGCGCGCAAAAAATGCTGATTTTTTAGCACGGCGGCTATATAGCatggctgttggagatgctctgagCAACGTGAAGAAGCTGGCGGAGTTCATGGGGTGTCCGTTCTCCGGtgaggaggaggcggtcgggGTGGTGCAGGCTATTGTGGAGCTGTGCAGCTTCCAGAGCTTGAAGAACATGGAGGTGAACAAGAGTGGCAGCCAGGGTCCGGCGGCACACGAGTCCTTTTTCCGGAAGGGTGTGGTCGGGGACTGGAGCAACCACATGACACTGGCGATGGCGGAACGGCTGGACAGGGTCGCCGAGGACGCACTGCAAGGCTCGGGGTTCAGCTTCGCCGTTGCGGGGTCGTCCTCGTGAGTCCTGAATGTGCTAGCGACATGGATGCATGCAAGCATGCATGATGTTGTACCCTTGATGTATCATATATGTTGAGCCCTTTGTGCGTTGTGCTTGATTTTTCACAAGTCGAAAATAAAGCTTGTGGTCGTGGCGCATTTTCCTCACAGACAACTTCCTTGGCACAAGCCACCTCCATTTACAAACACAATGATGTCCAGTCTCTTTCGATTTTGCATCGGAATATTGGATGACAGATAAATAGGTTGCTAGTGAATTGGGAATCAGCTTCATGCAGTAAGACAGACAAATCAATCGATGAATCGGCTTCACCAGGAAAACAATTGTCGGCCATTCAAAGTCAAGTACTCCGATCCAAATTACAAGAAAAATACTGTAATATTTTTCACTAGTTCAGTACTGATATCATGAATAGCCACAGGTGCAACCTACTACACTACATCACAGATGCTAATCTCGCTTGAAACCTTGAGGGTGGACGCGGTCGGGATCAGCGAGGATCGGCGTGGTGGGGATCGGCGGGGCAGGGCGGTGCATCTCCTCTTAGCTTCTGCCAGCTCCATGTAAGCGATCTTCTTGCCGGCAGCATTGGTCGTCGCAGAGCGTTTCTTTCCAACCGCTTCCTTGGTAGTGTTTGCCGACTAGACGGCGGCAGGTCCCTTTAAGATGGAAGAGATCGGCGCGGACCGACATGTTGACGGAGTGGCAGATGACTTCTCAGGAATTCTCACGCTCCCTATGCCGAAAACCTTCATGGTGGACGAGGTCAGGGTCCTCATCGTGCGCTGGACAGGGGGGCTCTTCGGAGCTTCTCCCAGGTCCAAGTATGCGACCTTCTTGCCGGCAGCATTGGTTGTGGCGATTCTGGCAAACGGAATGAGCGCGGGTCGGTGCGGCCGTGGCAGCGGCGGCGCTGGAGCAGAGCGTCTGTTTGCTACCCCTTCCTTCGTAGCGTTGGCCCGGTTCATGAAGACAACGCTGTTTGACGTGGAAGAGATCAGCACCGATTGGCGTGGCGACGGCGATGCACTACACCATGCACCAAAATTCCCTACCGGCGTGTGTTGGGAAAAAGTCACCATTGCCGACCAACAATATGTCAGAAAAATTTCTAACGGACTGTGGGTCGGGAAACATCTGTTCAGTTACACACTATCGGTCGGGAATGGTATAGCATATATCATCAAACAGTCGGTCGGGAAATCCTTTATGGCCCATGGACCATCGGTTGATAAATAACGCCGACTGACATTCTGAAGCTAACTGGGCCTCGCGCGCGAACGGCCAAATTTTAGCGCCAATAAACGGCCCAACCCGCGAACATTTTCCCCCAAAAACCCAATCTCCTTCGTTCCCCTCGCACGTACAGGACAACCAAATCCCTAGCTCGATCTGTTCGTTCCCCACGCACGCCGCCAGTGCTCCCGCCGGTCGATCCCACGCCGTCCCACTGCCGCCCCACGCCGTCCCACCGCCGCCCCACGCTGCCCTCCCTCTGCAGCGCCGCTCCACCGTCGCCCCACGCCGCCCTCCCTCTGCGGCGCCGCTCCACTGCTGCCCTCCCTCTGCAGCGCCGCCCCACACCTTCCTGCCCCGTCAATGTCGCCCAACGCCGTCCTGTCTCTCCATCGCCGGCCCCATGTCCTAGTGCTCTCTCTCTCCGGGCGCCTCTCTCCAACCAGCAGTAGGCGTGTGAGCATCTTGGGAAGCGGCAAGCCACCCTCCCTGGACTGACCTCCCCCATCTCCACCGTCCAGCTCTCCAAGACACGTAGCGGCAGCGGCAATGGTCGATGCGGCTGAGGTACAACTCTTCCCTCTCTGTCTTTACCTCCCCCCCTCTCTCTAGGCTTTGTTGTGAGAGTGGGCTGGTGGGGAACGGGGAGCTCCGGCAGTAGGGAACGGCTACACCTCTTGCTTTTCTTCTCCAGTTTGATGTGTACTGCAGCTAGTCTTATTGTGAGATACTATGCAGGCAGAAAATGTGCTAATCAATGTACAGAGTAGAAGCTTGGTGGTAGCAATATGAACTAATTCTAGAAGTTGAGCTGTTGTGTGcaaattttgtttttttcccATTGATGTTCTGTCCTTTAATTCCACCGTCCCGATAGAAAGGAGTTTGTAGTCATCGGTATCGAGTTTTCTTGTCTGGATGATCTGAAGACAAATGAAGAAGAGTTTAACTATAAAGTTAATACACAAAAAGTGCGCTGAGGAGCTAAATATTGTCATGCATATGGATTGACCTTGCCAACAGTATGTATTACTTCATTAAAAAGCATCATCTTGACTTTTAGAATCATGTTTCCTTTAAAAGCATGCAACTCGAACATACATCCAAAAAACTGGAGTCTCTGAAAACATACAACTTAACTGACCTGATGTTATACCTAAATTTCAGTAACAAAAATTTTAAACTTGAGTTTCTCTTTTGTTTACTGAAGTAGATTTTGAAGTGAAAGAAAACATGGCAGAGAGCTGTAAATATATAAAGCACTGCATCTCAAAAGTTGTAGTCTACTTGTTCATCTGTCTTGTTTTTTCTACAGGTAACATAGAGGAGCACTGCTGGTAACATTGAGCCGACAAAGAGAAGTTGTAGAATATTTGTTGCAACCACTAGGTGAGTTTCTCTTCCCCACTCAAGTCCAGAGGCCCTCCATATGTGTGGATGTCATGAATATGTAGAGATGCCTCCTCATGTTTGACACTGACTTTTATATTGTCTAATTATTTTGGTTATTAGGATTCTTGCTGCCAACGACTCAGCTTCCAGCAGCGGTGCAACGATCCCCCTCCCGTGCTTGTCGCTGCATCCTCCACCAGTTGGTGAGTCAACCACAGCTTTGTTCCATTTTATTTATGGTGGTATCTGCCTTTACTGTGTGTACTACCATTGAATTGGTTCTATGATTCTTCGTTTCTTTTCTGCACCAATTTATTTACAGTACTTAAATTGATTCCTTGCATTCTCTGGTTTTGATATTATTCGTTCAGGATTTAGTGTTGACTTGGTAGTAACCAATTGTGAAGCTAAGATGCCATGGATAAAGGTTGGATGGATGCGTCTAGGTATAACGCCGCATATATATTTTGTTTTGCTTATATGCTGAAACTATATATAACACACTACACATGTACACTTGCATGTAGGCATACAGAGAAGTACTTACAAGGGCTCGCCAAATTCCTAGGCTATGCATTTAATAAATCATCGGTTGAGAATAAAATCTTATGTCCTTGCAAAAACTGTGTGAACTCGTACTGGAGAGAAGAGTCTGAAGTCCGTGAGCACCTAGTATGCGAGGGATTTGTAGATGGCTACAAACAGTGGATGTTTCATGGAGAACGtgtctcttcttcttccattcCTCCAAATCTAGATGAGGGTGACGACAGGGATGAGGGCGATGATATATCTGATTTGCTAAGAGATCTTGCTGCTGGTTTGGATAAAGGGGGAGATCTTGAAGATGATTGTGGTTTAGATCAGGATGATTCTTTTCTAGAATCTCTCCACAAACTTGACACTGATTCTAGACAAGAGCTATATCCAGGCTGTAAGAATTTCTCAAAGCTTCGTTTCCTAGTGAGACTTCTTCACACCAAACTGCTTGGAGGGTGGTCTGATAGAAGTTTTGATCTGTTGTTAGATCTACTAAAAGATGCTTACCCTCAGTCCGCAATACCCGAAAACTCCAATGAAGCTAAAAAACTAGTCAAATGCCTAGGACTTGGGTATGTTAATATCCATGCATGTGAAAATGATTGCATTCTATTTTGGAAGAACAATGCCAATGCCAATTCATGCCCAGAATGTAAGGCTTCAAGATGGAAATCTAAAAGGAAGAGTGCAGATGGGAAACGTGTCCACAAGGTTCCTAAGAAGGTTCTTCGTTACTTCCCAATAAAGAAGAGGCTTCAAAGGTTGTTTGTGTGTTCCAGAACTGCAGCTCTCACAAGATGGCATGCAGAAGAGCGCACACAAGATGGCTTGATTAGGCATCCTAAATATTCCCTCCTTTGGAAAGATTTTGATGAAAAAATAAAGATATCCCTACTATGTATTGCTATTAGGTTATTTCTCTCCTCCTTGTCAATTGATAAATATAACCTATATGCAGCAAACATATGGATTTCCTTTCTTCTATTGGTGTTCGAAGTCATCGAGAAGTCAAGCGTGTGCATTACGAGACATTTCATGAGTGGTTTAAATTGCACGTAAGTGGGCATGTGACTGTCAACCTATAAGACATATAATTCCATCCCATTGTAGAGTAACAATAGCATTTCATAATCACAGGTGGCAGAAATGGGAGATGAAGCACCTCATGAGATAAAAATATTAGCTAAAGAGCCAAACTTGGTTGCTATGAAGTATAGTAGCTACACTATAAATGGGGTAGACTTTCATACACAATCATATGATGAGGGCTGCTCATTTCAGAGTAGTGGAGTAGCTCTTGTTGCACAAACCACATACTTTGCAAAAGGAAAAGGTGACAATATTAATGTAAGAAATAAGACCTATTATGGCACTATAAAGGAAATTCTTGAGTTGAATTATCAACATGAAGGGAAAGTAGTGTTGTTCAAATGTGACTGGGTTGATAATCATGTAGAAGATGAATGGGTGCAAACTGATCAGTTTGGAATCACTTCTGTGAATTTCAAGCATTTGTTCAATACCGGTGAGAAAATATCAGACGAGCCCTTCATATTAGCCACACAAGCAACTCAAGTTTACTATGTTGAAGATCCCATTGATGCTGAGTGGTCTACTGTTGTTGTTCCATCATTATATGACATAGAAGAATCTAAAGATGACAACGGTAATGTTTTACGTGTGACGTTGCCTGATCCATGTACTGCtatacgtgtgagtgttgcggaTGGATGCATTGGTTCTGCTAGGACAGATATAGATGGACTAGTTCTTAAACCAAGTGATATTGAAAAAAAGTAAGTGTTGTGTATGATCCTCTAATGTTTTGTATTTTCAGCGATGTACTCACATAGTGTGTCTTTTGCAGGAGGAAAAATGGCAAGCGCAAACGGAAGAGCTAAAGATGGTGGGGTCACAGAGGAACAACTGAAAGCGGTAGAGTATGAACTACTGAGAAGCAAGACCATTGAACAGAATGATAAACGGCTAGCAGCGGTACGAGCAACAAGAGCTTCTATGCAGGAAGATATGGAAGCGAACCAAGCCcccaaaaagaaaagaaaggtaTGTAGCTTCCATCACATTCATGTTCTACCTGAAGGAAGCAAATGTAGCTTGCAACACTAACCTATATATCTATGCAGGCACCCTCCAGCGCACCTGTAAGCGCGAATGAAGGACGTGTTTTGAGGTCTAGGGTATCAAAAGATCAAGATCATGTTGATCCTGAGCATCAGCCTTCCAAAGGTAGCCTAATGTCACATGCTAGAATTGTTCATATTCTAACCTAATGTCACTTGCTAGAATTGTTGTATGACTATGTTAATTTTCTTGCGTGAAGAGATTACTCATGAGATTGATGGTGATGGTAGTCAAAAGAAAGGTGGAAGAAAAATTACTCGAAAGTCTAACATATATGCAAGGCTGAATCAACCCAAAATCCATATTCCACTTAATGGGGATGGCCAGCCTGTTGGGTCAGATGCAACCGAATTTGCCAATTTCATTGGTACTTTGGTGAGGAAGCATATACCACCTGCAGAGTTAGATTGGCGAGATGTTGATGTAGAGAAAAAGTTGTTAGTGTGGGAGACCTTGAAGGTAGAAATGAGCATAATTTATAACTTACACACTCTTTTTTAAAGCCATCTAACTGAGTGTCCTGTTTTCTCTCATTTTAATAGGCATTTTATGAGCTGGACTCAACTGCTTTGAGCTTTGTTATCAACACTTCACACATAAAATGGAAGGATTGGAAGTCAGATTTAAAGAGGTACAAGTTTGATGCTGCACTCACTGATGCACAACTTATGAAAAGACGTGACAGCAGAATTAGTGAAGCTGACTGGAAGACCCTTATTACTTATTGGAGATCTTCGACATTTGAAGTAAGTCATCCTGCTAATCAAAACTGTAGTATATCTTTGCAGCACACTCTGTCCTGGACATAGATAAACAAATATGCATGTAATGATTCTCAAAACACAAACAATATGTGTGATAAATCTCCTTtactttttgcttgtagtctcgTAGTGCTATCGCCAAAAAGAATCATGCCAATGCAGTACCTCATACATCTGGCAGCAAGAGTCATGCCCGTGTTGCCAATGAAATGGTAAAAAAAATTACCCCAATTATAAATGATATGCCACTTTGATTCAGTGACTAATGCATATTGAAATAAATAAATGATTGTAGGCTGTCAAACTTGGGCATGATCCTCGGAGAGAtgaagtttatatcgaaacacaTACATGCAAGAaaggggaaaggaaagggagTTATGTGCCGCAGGCAGAAAC containing:
- the LOC125517443 gene encoding uncharacterized protein LOC125517443 isoform X1 codes for the protein MASANGRAKDGGVTEEQLKAVEYELLRSKTIEQNDKRLAAVRATRASMQEDMEANQAPKKKRKAPSSAPVSANEGRVLRSRVSKDQDHVDPEHQPSKEITHEIDGDGSQKKGGRKITRKSNIYARLNQPKIHIPLNGDGQPVGSDATEFANFIGTLVRKHIPPAELDWRDVDVEKKLLVWETLKAFYELDSTALSFVINTSHIKWKDWKSDLKRYKFDAALTDAQLMKRRDSRISEADWKTLITYWRSSTFESRSAIAKKNHANAVPHTSGSKSHARVANEMAVKLGHDPRRDEVYIETHTCKKGERKGSYVPQAETTIKELIENAEKHPEWKEKSIQEGDLFARVCGMKEPRGRVRVLGLGPTPQDLGTPGTRGKLSTRVLVEMQGRRKAENRYNMLQGHVQQMEERVNQMELMLASQGRHNLETPSSQHGSNSRQNSGAEAEEHNDAEEDVEQDDEEPFVQRRVVAKHPARSSSTYEDENLIGMDVLLYAWTGPETPVAKATIISVDPDTIVGGETLGPGTYEVPVNVAIGRDATVPYEYDDLQIIADAITRSIAWPSSKMKPYKPGASSSSRR
- the LOC125517443 gene encoding uncharacterized protein LOC125517443 isoform X2, encoding MASANGRAKDGGVTEEQLKAVEYELLRSKTIEQNDKRLAAVRATRASMQEDMEANQAPKKKRKAPSSAPVSANEGRVLRSRVSKDQDHVDPEHQPSKEITHEIDGDGSQKKGGRKITRKSNIYARLNQPKIHIPLNGDGQPVGSDATEFANFIGTLVRKHIPPAELDWRDVDVEKKLLVWETLKAFYELDSTALSFVINTSHIKWKDWKSDLKRYKFDAALTDAQLMKRRDSRISEADWKTLITYWRSSTFEAVKLGHDPRRDEVYIETHTCKKGERKGSYVPQAETTIKELIENAEKHPEWKEKSIQEGDLFARVCGMKEPRGRVRVLGLGPTPQDLGTPGTRGKLSTRVLVEMQGRRKAENRYNMLQGHVQQMEERVNQMELMLASQGRHNLETPSSQHGSNSRQNSGAEAEEHNDAEEDVEQDDEEPFVQRRVVAKHPARSSSTYEDENLIGMDVLLYAWTGPETPVAKATIISVDPDTIVGGETLGPGTYEVPVNVAIGRDATVPYEYDDLQIIADAITRSIAWPSSKMKPYKPGASSSSRR